A window from Suncus etruscus isolate mSunEtr1 chromosome 18, mSunEtr1.pri.cur, whole genome shotgun sequence encodes these proteins:
- the LOC125995948 gene encoding LOW QUALITY PROTEIN: leukocyte elastase inhibitor-like (The sequence of the model RefSeq protein was modified relative to this genomic sequence to represent the inferred CDS: inserted 2 bases in 2 codons) — protein MDPLTAANTTFALELSSTLSQKDPTANLFFSPFXVSSALAMVFLGTRSSTEAQLAKTLHFDTVKDIHSRFQNTNINNLGTXILKVVNRLCGEKTYKFFPEFLDSIQKIYDTELASMDFQHASEEARQVINEWVKGQTEGKIPELLTEGMVDSMTKLLLVNTTYFKGKWKHKFPIEAAHEALFTLNKERCQLVMMMYQTNKFSVGYNKDLNFSMIELPYLGNKYDMIILLQKGIEDTNTGLQEEQGCTSVQVQESGGMS, from the exons ATGGATCCCCTGACTGCAGCCAACACAACCTTCGCACTGGAGTTGTCCAGCACCCTGAGCCAGAAGGACCCCACAGCCAACCTGTTCTTCTCACCCT AGGTGTCCTCAGCACTGGCCATGGTCTTCCTGGGAACACGTAGTAGCACGGAAGCACAGCTGGCCAAA ACTCTTCATTTCGACACTGTGAAGGATATTCATTCAAGATTCCAGAACACTAATATCAATAATCTTGGCA ACATCTTGAAGGTTGTCAACAGGCTATGTGGGGAGAAGACCTACAAGTTCTTCCCT GAGTTCTTAGATTCgattcaaaaaatatatgataCTGAGCTGGCTAGCATGGACTTCCAGCATGCATCTGAAGAGGCAAGGCAGGTGATCAATGAGTGGGTTAAAGGTCAAACTGAAG GCAAAATTCCAGAACTTTTGACTGAAGGGATGGTAGACAGCATGACCAAACTGTTGCTGGTGAACACAACCTACTTCAAGGGGAAGTGGAAGCATAAATTCCCCATAGAGGCTGCCCATGAGGCTCTATTCACGCTGAATAAG GAGAGATGCCAGTTGGTGATGATGATGTATCAGACGAACAAATTTTCCGTGGGCTACAATAAGGACCTCAATTTCAGCATGATTGAGCTTCCCTACTTGGGCAACAAATACGACATGATTATCCTGCTGCAGAAGGGCATCGAAGACACGAACACAGGCCTCCAGGAG